The Actinomycetota bacterium DNA segment GGCTTCTCGGAGGCCGACATCACCGCGGAGACCGTCCCGCCGGACTTCGCGCGCACGCCGCGCATCCACGTCTGCCGGCGCATCGTGCGCGATGGCGGGGAGCGCGCGTGAGCGCGGTCCGCGTCACGATCGAGCCCGCCTCGGACGGTGTGCCCGCGCACGTGGTGCGCCACGACCCGCGCGCCCGCAACGTTCGCATCCGGGTCACCGAGCGCGAGGGCGTCGTGATCACCACCCCACCGCGCGTGTCTCGCGCGGT contains these protein-coding regions:
- a CDS encoding M48 family metallopeptidase is translated as MAAARGLLGGRHHRGDRPAGLRAHAAHPRLPAHRARWRGARVSAVRVTIEPASDGVPAHVVRHDPRARNVRIRVTEREGVVITTPPRVSRAVIERALRAHAGWLERRLTETAQRRAVFAGGVEAMLPDTGTFAATGEAWGVDYRHAPG